GCCGACTCAGCCACCCCGAGGGCCGCACAGACACCCTCCTTCCACGGCCGCCCCGGTGGCACCACCGGCCACGCCCGGATGCCCAGCGCCGCGGGCTTCACCGCCTGCCACACGTCGACGTACGGATGGCCGGTGACCAGCACGTACGGCGAGTTCACCCGGGCCACGATCCGGCTCTCCTTGCTGCCGGGGACCAGGTGGTCGACCAGCACCCCCAGCCGCCGGCCCGCGCCCGGGGCGAAGTCGCGCACCAGCGCGTCGAGGTCGTCGATGCCGTCCAGGGGCTCCACCACCACCCCCTCGACCCGCAGATCGTCACCCCAGATCCGCTCCACCAGGGCGGCGTCGTGGATGCCCTCCACCCAGATCCGGCTGGCCTTGGCCACCTGGGCCCGGACGTCGTCGACCGCGACCGAACCGGAAGCGGTCCGGCGGCGGGCCGCCGGCACCGGCGCGCGCACCGGCCGGCGCAGCGTCACCGGCTGGCCGTCGAGCAGGAACGCCGCCGGCAGCAACGGGAAGTTGCGCCGCCGGCCGTGCCGATCCTCCAGCACCACCGCCCCGGACTCGAAACCGACCACCGCACCGCAGAAGCCGGAGTCGGCGTCCTCGACCACGAGATCGTTCTCGGCGGCCACCTCGGGGATGCTGCGCCGCCGTCGCCAGTCCCCGGACAGCACGTCCTCGCCGTATCGCCCCGCCATGTCGATCACGGTATCCCGGCCGCCAGCGGCGTCAGCCCCGACGCGCCGCCCAGCCCACCCGAGGGGTGAAAGGAAGGGCCCCTTCCTATCGCTTTCTGGATAGGAAGGGGCCCTTCCTTTCACTCGGGCAGAGCCCTACAAAGGGTGCAGGAGAGGGCATCACACGCATCGACGACCGAGCGTGGACGGGCGGGTCGGCAGTCGAGACACGGGCGGCGCTCACCACGTACTCTTCTCTGCATGTCCTCCCCAGCAACGGGCGCAGACACCCTTGCTCCGCGCCGGTCGAGCCGGTTCGTTGCCTGGGTCCGCGCGTGGCGGGCCGGTCTGGTGCCCTACGACGACGTCGCCGAGGAGATCGCCGGAGGTGAGGAGCACCTGGTCGCCGACGCCCCCGGCACCTGGACCGACGTCCCGCTCTCCGCCGCCCTGCCCACCCTGGCCAAGCTCTCCCCGGACGAGATCCGGCTGGTGCTGCCGGCCCCCGGCGACCCGCGCGGGCTGCCCGGCCCGGGTGACTTCACCGGTGCCGCCCTGCTCGCCGGTGAGGCCGTCGTCGCCGGTGAGCTGGGACTGATCCCCCAGGTCCGCACGCACACGTCCGGGTCGGGGATGACCTTCGAGACCGTACTGTGGCGGGTCTGGCCGTTGCCGGCCACCGCGTCCGCCGCCGCGCTGAGCGCACCCTGCGCGGCCGAGGCGGAGGCCGAACTGGCCGCCGCGCTGGCCGAGACGACCGCCGCGCTGACCCGGCTCGACGTCGCCCAGTGGCGGCCCGAACTGGCCGGGGCGCTGGCCGCGCTGCGCCGCCCCGACGGCACCACCGACCTGCCGCCGGGCTTCGACCCCCGCGCCCGCCGCCTCTTCGCCCGCGCCGCCGTGCTGGACCGGGTACTGGCCCTGGCCGGGCACGCCGCCCCCGGCGGCGCGGTCAACAACTACGAGGCCCAGCAACGCGACGCCGCCCTACGGCCGTTGACCGCCGCCTGCCGGCAGGCCCTGGTCGCCGCCTGCAACGCCCCCCTGCGCCTCTGACCGGCAGCGTCGCGCGGCGGGGCGGTCAGATCTCGTCGATCAGGTCGGCCACCGAGTTGACGATCCGCGACGGCCGGTACGGGTAGCGCTCCGCCTCCGCCCGGGTGCTGATCCCGGTCAGCACCAGGATCGTCTCCAACCCGGCCTCCAGACCACAGAGGACGTCGGTGTCCATCCGGTCGCCGATCATCGCCGTCGTCTCCGAGTGCGCGTCGATGGTGTTCAACGCCGAACGCATCATCATCGGGTTGGGCTTGCCCACGAAGTACGGCTCCACCCCGGTCGCCTTGGAGATCATCGCGGCCACCGAGCCGGCGGCCGGCAACGCCCCCTCCACCGACGGACCGGTCACGTCCGGGTTGGTGCAGATGAACCGGGCCCCGTCGTTAATCAGACGGATCGCCTTGGTGATCGCCTCGAAGCTGTAGGTGCGGGTCTCCCCCAGCACCACGTAGTCGGGAGCGAAGTCGGTCAACACGTAGCCGACCGCGTGCAGGGCCGTGGTCAGCCCGGCCTCCCCGATCACGTACGCGGTGCCGCCGGGCCGCTGGTCACCGAGGAACTGGGCGGTGGCCAACGCCGAGGACCAGATCGCCTGCTCCGGCACCTCGAACCCCATCCGGGTCAACCGGGCCCGCAGGTCCCGCGGGGTGTAGATGGAGTTGTTGGTAAGCACCAGGAACGGCTTGCCCGACGCGCGTAGCCGGTTGACGAACTCCGGGGCACCGGGCACCGGCTGCCCCTCGTGCACCAGCACCCCGTCCATGTCGGTCAGCCAGCTCTGCACCGGCTTGCGCTCGTTCATCGTCTCGTCCCAGGGCAGTCGGAGTGGCTCACGGGCGGCCGGCCGACACGCAACACACTGTCGGGCAGGTGTCCCACATCGGCAGCTCACCGAGGCGGCGGCGCAGCCCCACGCCGTCCGGGTCGGTCCGCTCGGCGACCAGCTCACGCACCATGGTCACGAAGCGGGGGTCGACCCCCGGGGTGCCCGCCCGGACCAGGTCCAGCCCGAGCTGCTTGGCCGTCTCCCGCGCCTCGGTGTCCAGGTCCCACACCACCTCCAGGTGGTCGGAGACGAAGCCGATCGGGCTGACCACCACCGAGGTGGTGCCCGCCTCGGCCAGCGTACCGAGGTGGTCGTTGACGTCCGGCTCCAGCCACGGTACGTGCGGCGGGCCGGAGCGGCTCTGCCACACCAGGTCGTACGGCAGGTCCGGGGCGGCAGTGGCGGCCACCAGCCGGGCGGTCTCGGCCAACTGTGCCTCGTACCGGCCGCCGTGCGGGCCGGCGTTGGCCGCCATCGAGCTGGGGATCGAGTGGGCGGTGAAGACCAGCCGGGTGGTGTCCCGGCGGGCCGGGTCGAGCTGGGCCAACGCCGACCGGACCGCGTCGGCGTGCGGCTCGACGAACCCGGGATGGTCCCAGAACTGGCGCAACTTGGAGATCACCGGGGCGTCCGGGCCGACCGCCGAGCGGGCCGCCACGATGTCCTCCTGGTACTGCCGGCAGGAGGAGTACCCACCGTAGGCGCTGGTGACGAAGGCGAGCGCCTGGCGCACCCCGTCGTCACGCATCTGCGCCACCGTGTCGGCCAGCATCGGGTGCCAGTTCCGGTTGCCCCAGTAGACCGGCAGGTCGACGCCGTGCGCGGCGAAATCGGCCCGGACCGCGGCGAGCAGGTCCCGGCACTGCTGGTTGATCGGGGACACCCCACCGAAGTGCTGGTAGTGCTCGGCCACCTCGGCGAGCCGCTCCGGGGGGACCCCGCGCCCCCGGGTGACGTTCTGCAGGAACGGCAGCACGTCCTCGGGCCGCTCCGGACCACCGAAGGACAGCAGCACCACCGCGTCGTATCCCATGGTGACCATTCTTCCCCGCCCCCCACACCACCCCACCCCCGGGGTGAAGGAAGGGCCCCTTGTTAACGCCTGCGGTAGAGAAGGGCACCCCTCTCACCGCCGGGCCGGGAAGCTGCGCCGGACCAACGCGGAGTGTGAGAGGGGTGCCCCGCTATACGGAATGCGTTAACAAGGGGCCCTTCCTTACACCCTCAGGCGGCGCCTAGGGCGTGGTAGCCGCCGTCGACGTGGACGATCTCGCCGGTGGTGGCCGGGAACCAGTCGGAGAGCAGGGCCAGGCAGGCGCGGGCGGCCGGCTCCTGGTCGGTGAGGTCCCAGGGCAACGGCGCCCGCTCGGCCCAGGTCTGCTCGAACTTCTCGAACCCGGGGATCGACTTCGCCGCCATGGTGCGCAGCGGGCCGGCGGCGACCAGGTTGCTGCGGATGCCCTTCGGGCCCAGGTGCATCGCCAGGTAGCGGGAGGCGGACTCCAGCCCGGCCTTGGCCACGCCCATCCAGTCGTAGACCGGCCAGGCCTTGGTGGCGTCGAAGGTCAGCCCGACCACGGCGCCGCCCGGCTGCATCAGCGGGAGCGCCGCCATGGCCAGCGACTTGTACGAGTACGTCGAGACGTGCAGCGCGGTCGCCACGTCGTCCCAGCCGGCGTCGAGGAAGCCGCCACCGAGGCAGCTCTGCGGGGCGAAGCCGATCGAGTGCACCACCCCGTCGAGGCCGTCCACGTGCTGGCGGACGGAGTCGGCGAGACCGGCCAGGTGCTCGGTGTTGGTGACGTCGAGTTCGATCACCGGGGCCGGCTCGGGCAGCCGCTTGGCGATCCGCTCGACCAGGGAGAGCCGGCCGAAACCGGTGAGTACGACCTGCGCACCGTTCTCCTGGGCGAGTTTCGCCACCGAGAAGGCGATCGAGGCGTCGGTGATGACGCCGGTGACCAGCAGTCGCTTACCGGCGAGCAGTCCGGACATGTAGTGGTTCCTCCGTTTTTCTCAGTGACCCATACCCAGGCCGCCGTCGACCGGGATGACGGCGCCGCTGATGTAGCTCGACGCGTCGCCGGCCAGCCAGGTGACCACGCCGGCGACCTCCTCCGCGCTGGCCAGCCGGCCCGCCGGGATGGCCTTGACGTACTCGGCGCGACGCTCCTCGGGCAGCGCGGCGGTCATGTCGGTGTCGATGAAACCGGGCGCGACGACGTTCGCGGTGATGTTGCGGCTGCCCAGCTCCCGGGTGATCGAGCGGGCCACGCCGACCAGGCCGGCCTTGCTCGCCGCGTAGTTGACCTGGCCGGGGCCGCCGTACAGGCCGATCACCGAGGAGATGAAGATCATCCGGCCCCACTTCGCCCGGAGCATCTTCGCCGAGGCCCGCTTGGCGCACCGGAACGAGCCGGTCAGGTTGGTGTCCAGGACCGAGGTGAACTGTTCCTCGGTCATCCGCAGCAGCAGCGTGTCGGCGGTGATCCCGGCGTTGGCGACGAGCACCTCGACCGGCCCCAGCTCCGCCTCGACGGCGGTGAACGCCGCGTCGACCGAGGCCGCGTCGGTGACGTCGCACCGCACCCCGAACAGCCCCTCCGGCGCGTCCCCGGAGCGGTGGGTGACCGCAACCCGGTCGCCCTGCTTGGCGAAGGCCTGCGCGATGGCCAGGCCGATCCCCCGGTTGCCGCCGGTCACCAGCACGGTACGGGCCACGGGTCCCCCTCTGAGTTCAGCTGATCCACGTCGGTGGGAGCCTAGGCGTTACCGACAGGTAAGCGCTAACGCAGCGCGCCGTGCCCCCGCCCGCCCTCAGACGATCCGGGAGGTCCAGAGCAGACTGGTCGCCCCGGCGCAGAGCGCCAGCAGCAGTGCGATCCCGGCGTACCACTGGGTGATCTCCCGGGCCTCGGTACGGAACCCGATGGAGCTACCCATGTCCTGGTACACCTGCTTCAGCTCGCTGACCGAGGCCGCCTCGTAGAAGTAGCCCTCGGTGGACTCGGCCAGGTCGGCCAGGGCCATCCGGTCCACCGGCACCCGCTGCGACTGGCCGCCGATGTCCACCCGGCCGGTGTCGGTGCCGAAGGCGATGGTGGAGACCGGCACGTTGGCCGCCTGCGCCGCGGCGGCGGCCTCCTCGACCGACCGGCCGGAGGTGCGGAAACCGTCGGAGAGCAGCACGATCCGGGCCGGCGGGATACCGGCCGCGCCGTCGGCGGGCACCGACCGGATCGCCTCCAGGCAGGTGAAGACCGCCTCACCGGTCGCGGTCGCCTCGGCCAGCACCAGCCCGTCGATCGCGCCGGTCACCGCCGCCCGGTCCTTGCCCGGCGGCACCAGCACGTTCGCCGCCTTGGCGAACGAGACCAACCCCAGGTTGTAGCTCGGGGGCAGCTCGCCGACGAACTGCTTGGCCGCCTCCTGGGCGGCCTCCAACCGGTTCGGCGCGACGTCGTCGGCCTGCATGGAGAGCGAGACGTCGATGGCCAGCATGATGGTGGCCCGCTCCAGCGGCTCGCGGGTGTCCAGCGCCGGCCGGGCCAGCGCGGTGGCGAGCACCAGCAGGCAGAGCAGGAACGCGGTGGCCGGCACGTGCCGGCGCCACCCCAACCCCTTCGGGGCGAGGGTACGCAGCAGGTCGACGTTGCTGAACCGCACCGCGTACGCCCGGCGGTGCAGTTGCCGCCAGAGGTACGCCCCGGCGAGGGCGAACACCGGCAGCACGGCCAGCAGCCACCACGGTTGCAGAAAACGGATCATCGTGTCGTCCCCCTGGTGCGGGCGTGCCGCTGCGCGGCCACGAAACGCACCATGTCGAGCAGCCAGTCGGTGTCGGTACGCAGCCGCAGGTGGGCGGCTCCGGCGGTACGCAGCTCGCGGGCGATCGCCGACCGTTGGGCGGCGGCCGCCTCGGCATACCGCTGGCGCAGTCGTGGGTCCGCGGTCTGCACCTCGTGCAGCTCACCGGTCTCCGGGTCGACGACCGGGAGCACCCCGACGTCGGGCAGCTCCAGCTCCCGCGGATCGACCACCTCGATGGCCAGGACGTCGTGCCGGACCCGCAGCTTCCGGACCGGCCGCCCCCACTGCTGCGGCGGGGCGAGGAAGTCGGAGATGACCACGGCCACCCCCCGCCGACGCGGCGGCCGGTTCAACATGTCCACCAGCACACCCAGGTCACTGCGGCCGGGCCGGACCGGGGTGGCGGCCACGGCCCGCAGCAGCCCCTGCGCCTCCTTGCGTCCGGAGCGGGCCGGTAGTCGCTGGATCGTCCCCGGCCCGGTCGACGTGCGGCCGGCTGGCATGGCACCGGCTGGCATGGCACCGGCTGGCGTGGTGCCGGCTGGCGTGGAGTCTGCCGAGGCGGGGCGGCGCCACCACCGGCGGGCCGGCGCGGCAGGCTGGCCGCCGCTGCCGATCACCGCGCCGATCCGGTTTCCGCCCCGCACCGTCAGGTGTGACATCGCCGCCACGGCGGCCACCGCCAGGTCACGCTTGAGCCACCGGCCGGTGCCGAAGTCCAGACTCGCCGACAGGTCCACCGCGAGCCAGGTCTCCAGCTCCCGGTCGGCCACGGTCCGCCGGACGTGCGGGGTCGTCGTGCGCGCGGTCACCGGCCAGTCCATCCGGCGTACGTCGTCACCGGGCCGGTACTCGCGGGACTCCCCCGCCTCGCTGCCCGGACCGGGCAGCAGGCCCGCGTAGTCACCCTGGAGCAGGCCGTCGAGCTTGCGGGAGACCATCAACTGCAGACGGGCCAACACCGCCTCGGTACGC
Above is a window of Micromonospora yangpuensis DNA encoding:
- a CDS encoding DUF3097 domain-containing protein, translating into MAGRYGEDVLSGDWRRRRSIPEVAAENDLVVEDADSGFCGAVVGFESGAVVLEDRHGRRRNFPLLPAAFLLDGQPVTLRRPVRAPVPAARRRTASGSVAVDDVRAQVAKASRIWVEGIHDAALVERIWGDDLRVEGVVVEPLDGIDDLDALVRDFAPGAGRRLGVLVDHLVPGSKESRIVARVNSPYVLVTGHPYVDVWQAVKPAALGIRAWPVVPPGRPWKEGVCAALGVAESADMWRRILSRVDSFADVETPLINAMERLIDFVTEPTTGP
- a CDS encoding HAD-IIA family hydrolase, with the translated sequence MNERKPVQSWLTDMDGVLVHEGQPVPGAPEFVNRLRASGKPFLVLTNNSIYTPRDLRARLTRMGFEVPEQAIWSSALATAQFLGDQRPGGTAYVIGEAGLTTALHAVGYVLTDFAPDYVVLGETRTYSFEAITKAIRLINDGARFICTNPDVTGPSVEGALPAAGSVAAMISKATGVEPYFVGKPNPMMMRSALNTIDAHSETTAMIGDRMDTDVLCGLEAGLETILVLTGISTRAEAERYPYRPSRIVNSVADLIDEI
- a CDS encoding VWA domain-containing protein, which produces MIRFLQPWWLLAVLPVFALAGAYLWRQLHRRAYAVRFSNVDLLRTLAPKGLGWRRHVPATAFLLCLLVLATALARPALDTREPLERATIMLAIDVSLSMQADDVAPNRLEAAQEAAKQFVGELPPSYNLGLVSFAKAANVLVPPGKDRAAVTGAIDGLVLAEATATGEAVFTCLEAIRSVPADGAAGIPPARIVLLSDGFRTSGRSVEEAAAAAQAANVPVSTIAFGTDTGRVDIGGQSQRVPVDRMALADLAESTEGYFYEAASVSELKQVYQDMGSSIGFRTEAREITQWYAGIALLLALCAGATSLLWTSRIV
- the fabG gene encoding beta-ketoacyl-ACP reductase; protein product: MARTVLVTGGNRGIGLAIAQAFAKQGDRVAVTHRSGDAPEGLFGVRCDVTDAASVDAAFTAVEAELGPVEVLVANAGITADTLLLRMTEEQFTSVLDTNLTGSFRCAKRASAKMLRAKWGRMIFISSVIGLYGGPGQVNYAASKAGLVGVARSITRELGSRNITANVVAPGFIDTDMTAALPEERRAEYVKAIPAGRLASAEEVAGVVTWLAGDASSYISGAVIPVDGGLGMGH
- a CDS encoding ferrochelatase → MGYDAVVLLSFGGPERPEDVLPFLQNVTRGRGVPPERLAEVAEHYQHFGGVSPINQQCRDLLAAVRADFAAHGVDLPVYWGNRNWHPMLADTVAQMRDDGVRQALAFVTSAYGGYSSCRQYQEDIVAARSAVGPDAPVISKLRQFWDHPGFVEPHADAVRSALAQLDPARRDTTRLVFTAHSIPSSMAANAGPHGGRYEAQLAETARLVAATAAPDLPYDLVWQSRSGPPHVPWLEPDVNDHLGTLAEAGTTSVVVSPIGFVSDHLEVVWDLDTEARETAKQLGLDLVRAGTPGVDPRFVTMVRELVAERTDPDGVGLRRRLGELPMWDTCPTVCCVSAGRP
- the fabI gene encoding enoyl-ACP reductase FabI, which gives rise to MSGLLAGKRLLVTGVITDASIAFSVAKLAQENGAQVVLTGFGRLSLVERIAKRLPEPAPVIELDVTNTEHLAGLADSVRQHVDGLDGVVHSIGFAPQSCLGGGFLDAGWDDVATALHVSTYSYKSLAMAALPLMQPGGAVVGLTFDATKAWPVYDWMGVAKAGLESASRYLAMHLGPKGIRSNLVAAGPLRTMAAKSIPGFEKFEQTWAERAPLPWDLTDQEPAARACLALLSDWFPATTGEIVHVDGGYHALGAA
- a CDS encoding DUF58 domain-containing protein → MARAAAVTGPTRPVAAEPRTEAVLARLQLMVSRKLDGLLQGDYAGLLPGPGSEAGESREYRPGDDVRRMDWPVTARTTTPHVRRTVADRELETWLAVDLSASLDFGTGRWLKRDLAVAAVAAMSHLTVRGGNRIGAVIGSGGQPAAPARRWWRRPASADSTPAGTTPAGAMPAGAMPAGRTSTGPGTIQRLPARSGRKEAQGLLRAVAATPVRPGRSDLGVLVDMLNRPPRRRGVAVVISDFLAPPQQWGRPVRKLRVRHDVLAIEVVDPRELELPDVGVLPVVDPETGELHEVQTADPRLRQRYAEAAAAQRSAIARELRTAGAAHLRLRTDTDWLLDMVRFVAAQRHARTRGTTR